The DNA sequence ataaatttaaatattggtttaacattatatttattaaaattaattttactagaTTTTAAATCTAATAAACATTTTCTTGGATAAGGGATGAAATAGGACAGATAGAAAATTAGAAATGTgagggtaaaaaaaataaagatatgttgcttaattacataatacaaaaatacgagaaaaagaaattaaaaacaaaaactccaCTCATTTATatgagtgaaaaaaataaaaggaaatgaaTAGATTGTACAAGAAAACTTTTTATAATAACAGAAATTTATACTGTTTACTATAcaatatttttccaaaataaaaatattttaactattttactttttatattatataaatgattatCAAACGTTgcaaattatattaaaacagaaaagataaaaaaaaaaaaatgcttatgtAGGGAAAAGGAAAATGACTGATAGAAATCCATACTTGGAAGGAATGAATATCTGCCTGGCAAAATGCGAGAGAGGAAAAACCAAAAGTACAAAATTGTTCCGAGTCAACAAGGAATTTTGATCCTTGGGCGGTGGTTTTGTTCTGTGTATGTGGGGTTGCATAatgcttttcttctttttgcccCATTTTTTAGGGTTTGAAAGATATAGCCACTTTGCACTTTGGGTAGGtcaattattctcctctccgatTGGaggaaaaattatataattagctTTAGGATTTTAATTTTGACTCGATATAAAACTTTaatacaatatatattaaataaatcgtGTGTTTATAACCTAAATTGACTTATCAAACAGTTATTTTCATAACCAAAAAATTGAGGGTCAACACAATGTACATATTTCTCGTCCATTAATtccaaaatttaattcttttttgttttaaatttatttcctaaCATTTTatacacatttattttattcttaacatTTTATTTCTCTAGTATGCCAACATAATTAACGGTATTATTGGcacataaaattattaatagcacctttaaaataacattatttttttactgaatcaaaataacattattaaaaactaaaaaaaaaactttaaataagaCTAAACCTTAATACCACTGGGGAGTCTAAGGCTGGTGGTAACCACCAATTAAAAAAaggctaaattgtaattttcatcatcctattttttaaaatatgtaattttaatactcatatttttttagtcgACATATTTTATCTATTACTTTTAAAAAGAATCGATTTACTAGTAATAACTCGAAATTTAATGTGGTGATACACGTTTAgagtgaaattttttaattgaagtagtttttcaatatatattaagccaatgtcttttttattattattctactTAATACATACTAAGTAGTGGTCATACACTCATACATAGAATTAATGTGTCTTAAAGATAGGTTGGGAGATATATTAACTTCTTTAATGCATatcagtatttaaaaaaattaatctataatTCTCAGCTAAAGGATACCTAGAGTTCTCCCAAAATACATAGAATGTGTCTtttgtaatagaaaaaaaaatgctttgagAGAGTGATAGAAGGAAGTAAAACACGAGGATCGGAAGAATTAAAACCTTGACATTAGGTTTATAtgtacaacattttttttatatatattcttaatttattgaattatttcCTGACCAATGTGGAACTAACTACTTACACTTgactttttaacaaatattttagtttgaaaattattttactatatacaataaataatattttaggatGTACACATTAccttaaatcaaaataatattttgtataataaaaatatttttttaggatgTATATGTTACCTAAAATCACAACGTACAATTTTGAATCGATGTATGGAATGTTGGAAAGCAAGGCATACTCATTGACAGAAAAGAAAGGCAACCCAAAATCACTTTTTATAATTCTGCGTAGATTTTAaacaattgttttattttcttcttcttttcaataAAACATGGCACCACAAAACCAATTTTAAAGCATATATCTTTCATACATGTTCTTATAAACCACTAATCTAACTTTATGAGCACATATGTCCACTTGAATTATTTCttcttataataatattaacacaATGTTCTAGACACTGCTTTGGAAGTTCAACTTTCTCTCTATCTAGCTGTGAATCTTTAGTTTCCTAAACAAACACCACGCCCTCACGATTGATAATTTGTGCCTGTCTTCTCTCTCACTCActcttctctttcctttttggaaaagaaattaaaatgggtgCACTTAACTACATCATCTCCAACTTTTGCACGGTTCCCagcaaaaagatcaaaacaatgCAGGTAGACACTCCCCTAACCTAATTACCACATGCCACAACACCATTTTCCTTTATGCTCTCTTCTTTCCCCACACTTTATTTTAACGCTATGTTTTCCATCCTTATTAATTAGCTTCATTCATTCCTCACATGTTGGTCTTCGTTTTAGACAGTTGAGATCAAAGTCAAAATGGACTGTGATGGCTGTGAACGAAAAGTTAGAAATGCAGTGGCGACAATCAAAGGTTCTAAATTTTAATCCAAGTTTTATTACTAGATACCTATATGTCTATATATATTAGatacttaatatatataaaattatctatAAGTCTTTATTCGgtattaattttaagtttttggaTAGTTAATTTATATCATGATATATATCATAATCAGTATGATCAAGGGGTTCGGATTTAATTCTTATCATCTTGTTGAATTTCAGTACAAGGCCCGTGCACATGTACAatatgcatgcttaatgcttcCGTAAAGAACTTTTTAGCTAGTACTTTATAGCTTGAGCTTTTTGAGATATATGTGATTTGTAACAGgcaaaaattgaaaaggaaaagaaattgaCTACTATATACATCAAAACCACACATTAAATGTACATTATACAATATTAAACAaaactttatttgaaagttaatgATTTACATGCGTGCATGTATGTGTTGCAGGAGTAAAATCTGTGGAGATAAACCGAAAGCAAAGCAGGGTGACAGTGAATGGTTGTGTTGATCCAAACAAGGTATTGAATAGGgtaaagagaactgggaagaaaaGAGCTGAATTTTGGCCTTATGTTGCACAGCATGTGGTCACATATCCTCATGCCTCCGGCATCTATGACAAAAGGGCACCCGGTGGCTATGTTCGAAATGTCCAAACATTTACACCATCTGCTGATACAGAAGAGAAATTTATGTCCCTTTTCAGTGAAGACAACGTAAATGCATGCTCCATCATGTAATACACTGTAATGTAAGCAACTTCGGAGAACcagaaattattacatgatcTTGATGTCACGAGATCTCGGTCAATCTATACGTGACATTATGacacataaaaaaatgtgagagaTAAAAATTGATCATCATGAGCTTGTTTGGATATATATGGTTTGTATTGCTGTTGAGAGTTTTTGTACTAAAACAATTATATGTTTTTAGTAGAAAAATTCTCAAAAACATTTATGATTTGTATTCAAATAGGGCTTATATATAATCCTACATCATGTAATGGTATTTCTTATCTTACGAGAATCTTTGTTCTTGCAGATATATCTACCAGCTTTTTTCTTTACACTTAATTGGTGGTTCGAAGTGTGATGGAGAAGAGTCAATGAATGTACTCActctttttttctactttttgttAATGTGCTTCGGGACAAAAACTCTGAATTGCCATGCTAGCGTCAATTATTGAAACTTCGTGGAAACTGAAAAACGCTGGAGTGCAATCAAACTTTAGAAGgtataatgtattaaaatagcagaaatcattttttaaaggtGTTGAGAGGAATTTGATTCTTGCTGCCTACCACAGACAAATCGAATAACGCAAAGGACCACTGTTACTCCTAACTCATTCGTTAAGTCAATGTGTAATACTTCACTTATACcataattaagtattttttattttaactttattgcCTGTGGAAGACATGATTGATAACATGTCAGGGTAAAGGGATTTATAAGGGACTTGTATTAGCAACGATTGTTTCAATTGGTGAATATTGTGTCTTCTTGCTTTTGGAATAAGacaatatataacttttatgcgaacaaaaaaaaaagacagatttttatttcacttttgtGGGAAATTTTGCACATTTGCATGCTATATGTATTAACCTCTAGATAAAACTAATTTACCTATAACtactattttgatatatttcatATATGCTATATATTCATCTCTACTTCTCAtgacttaatttataaaaataaaaaagatacgaATATTGTTCCAAATTTCTgtacaaaaaatattactctTACCTTAAATAGGTTTTTTActcctaaaaaaataacattttcagcaaatttacccaaacaaaaattaattttgattatgatcgattaaaacaataatcaattatatgtataatcgattataattaaaataatttaatttgcaaCTATCTCAAACACACACTTAATGCAAATAGAGAATTGAACAAAGAAACCACACATACATATAAGATTCGCGTCAAAGTTATTATATATCGAATTGTGTCaagaaaaattctaattaattaattttacaaatatttttttgtgaaatgacaaataaaaaaagtcattatGATCGATTCCTCGGttattttacttgttttttaagtcttatttttttctcttaaatcaTTATTGATCATTACACGTTCATAAGGTTTGTACACAAAAAGTCATTGTTGTTCTAGACTTCTAGTAATACAAAACTTGTGGTGATAAAGTTGATTTTATCATCTTGTGATACTTTGCAAAAATGTTTGCAAGTGGACTTATTCTACATTTTGGAATCACTTATTTTATCCGTTGAATCCGAGAAGgctccttctctctctttcactttctttttcccCCAGCTACCTACGTGCGCCTTATTCTCCTTTCTCTccaaaatgtcttttttttttttttcaggacgTGATTAACTTTTCCCCCATTTAAAATATGTTCACTTTACCTTTTTCAACATATAATgcatgttaaattttaaaagatcgAGTATTCAATATTCCGGCGTTATAGACTAgagatatatatacatatagatatatatatatatacacacacacacacatatatatatatatatatatatatatatatatatatatatatatatatatatatatatatatatatatatatatatatatatatatatatatatatatatatatatatatatatgttaaaaattaaacaatactattacaatataaaataaaggtcTTGTGATTCAAGTTGTAGTGAAAATGTACCAATCAGTATCatgttatattttcattaaCGGAGGCCAAGGAAAATCTAAATCAGAATAAGGAAATATAATGATTCAATTGAAATaacaatattttcatatattaaatttggacaatgaatgaaattgttatttatatttgacaATATTGTAAATATTGATCTACAGTTCCAGAAGAAACAGTAAGCAATTGATCTGAGACCATTACTAACTTGATGTGAACAACTAAACCAATAATTCACATACATTCCTTGCACCTCACACACTTCATGTAGCTAGTTTTATGATTTAAGCTAGATGACTGTTGTTCACCTGTTTCCTAATCATCTTAGATATCTCACAAAAAAGTGAAGAAGACACATCTATCATTGAAATTTCACTTTAATGCTATTGGCATATCACTTAGATTATAGAGTAATGCAGCATCAATAAGAAGGGTACTGTAGTTGAATCTCATGTTGTAATGGTAGTCGTATCTGATCGGGGCCATTTAGTTGATGAGGACCAGCCAATTACAAAAGACAAGGCAAAGAAACCTTTATTTAATTCTTCGGTTGCTAGCAAGCAAATATATTCCAGCCTTTTATATATAGCCTTGGCACAATCAACCAAAGCCGCTGAGTATGaccataataaatatatattccaAGTTAATCACTGTCCCTTTTGACCATATATTTGTTCCCTGTAGCGTATGCCCTCTTGCATAATTGCATCATAATAAAGAGCAATGCATGATTACTTTATTGGTAAGTAATGCCAAAAGGTGAGTGAGGAATTCATGATAAATAGCTCAACCCTTCAAAATCACTATTGCAGAAATGGCATTTTAGGACGGTGGAAATCAAACTTATACGATGGTTTTCAAGTGTCTTTGTAGGAAACATCATGGAAAGTATTGATTTTTCTTTGACGATCGTAACCGACtcagaaataacaaaaattctaAGACGGCTTTTAAATTAAACCCAAACTAGATTATAACATTCAAAGAAGATTTTTAAGGTTAACACAGTCTTAGAATGCAAGAATTTAAGACGCCTATTAAGTAAAACCCCGTTGTAGAATTGTTAAATTCAAAGACGGGTTTTTAGTAAAACTCATCATAGAATTGTTGAAATCAAAGATGGATTTTAAGGTAGAAACCACCTTTAAATTCACAATTCTATGACGAGTTTTAAAACTCGTCTTTGATTTCAACAATTCTACGACAGATTTTATTGGAAATGAGtctttgattttaataattctACGACGAGTTTTAAGCAAAACCTATCGTTGAATGCTATAATGCTACATCgggtttttaattaaaacccATCGTAAAATAGGATGCAGATGCTCTCTGCATTTGAACTTAAACAATCCAACTATCTTGAGATCCAAAAGAGATTCGTCTTATCTCAACAAGAAGACATGAGCAGGTACCACAACATTAATCAAATACATATATCTATATTATCacaagaagttaaaaaaaataaacattcttTGTTTGTTTGAAATAGTAAGACCCTTGATGTTGGTTGTTTTaagattagttaaaaaatagtaacaatattaattattttaaatgatgttGGAAAAGGAGCAACCCAACTCGTTCTTACAAACACATATTGATGGTTACAAATACTTCCAAAAGCCCATTCGCAATATGAGCTTCAACAAAGCCCCTCTTGAAGTACACCAATAAGTCTATTAAGTCAATCATATTCAATTTTGAATAACACTAACAATTTCATGAAGTGAGTTAGCTTATAGTTTCAGCTATTCAATCCCTAtagttttttataaataaaaggaaCACGTGATCGAGTGCTTTCAGCTTTGATATCACATTAATGAGGTATTATCTTAGGCAACATACCTTTTCCAAATATTCTGGTTTTGGTTTACCCCATGTATTTCTTCCACTTCC is a window from the Glycine max cultivar Williams 82 chromosome 2, Glycine_max_v4.0, whole genome shotgun sequence genome containing:
- the LOC100779672 gene encoding heavy metal-associated isoprenylated plant protein 21 isoform X1 produces the protein MGALNYIISNFCTVPSKKIKTMQTVEIKVKMDCDGCERKVRNAVATIKGVKSVEINRKQSRVTVNGCVDPNKVLNRVKRTGKKRAEFWPYVAQHVVTYPHASGIYDKRAPGGYVRNVQTFTPSADTEEKFMSLFSEDNVNACSIM
- the LOC100779672 gene encoding heavy metal-associated isoprenylated plant protein 21 isoform X2; protein product: MDCDGCERKVRNAVATIKGVKSVEINRKQSRVTVNGCVDPNKVLNRVKRTGKKRAEFWPYVAQHVVTYPHASGIYDKRAPGGYVRNVQTFTPSADTEEKFMSLFSEDNVNACSIM